A single genomic interval of Persephonella atlantica harbors:
- the tpx gene encoding thiol peroxidase, whose protein sequence is MAVTVNLKGNPVALAGPEINVGDRAPEAVVVASDLSEKTIGGAKGKPQLIITVPSLDTPVCETETKKFNEIVAGLDIDVTVVSMDLPFAEKRFCESFNIENVTVASDFRYRDMEKYGVLIAEGALKGILARAVFVVDGEGKVVYKQLVPEITEEPNYDDVLSCVKSL, encoded by the coding sequence ATGGCAGTAACAGTAAATCTTAAAGGAAATCCTGTTGCTTTAGCAGGTCCAGAAATTAATGTGGGAGACAGAGCTCCTGAAGCTGTTGTGGTTGCTTCTGACCTTTCAGAAAAAACTATCGGTGGAGCAAAAGGAAAACCACAACTGATTATCACTGTTCCATCTCTTGACACACCTGTATGTGAAACAGAAACTAAAAAGTTCAATGAGATTGTTGCAGGATTAGACATTGACGTGACTGTTGTTTCTATGGATCTGCCGTTTGCAGAAAAAAGGTTCTGTGAGTCTTTCAACATCGAAAATGTTACAGTGGCTTCTGATTTTAGATACAGGGACATGGAAAAGTACGGCGTTCTGATTGCTGAAGGTGCTCTTAAGGGAATTCTTGCAAGGGCTGTATTTGTTGTTGATGGTGAAGGAAAGGTTGTTTATAAACAGCTCGTTCCTGAGATAACAGAAGAGCCTAACTATGACGATGTTTTATCCTGTGTAAAGTCTCTTTAA
- a CDS encoding DUF1931 family protein — protein MPVVGAAKLEILMRKSAGLDIDKNKAKEITDIVEKKLYDLLLIGERNASYNNREVIWESDVPLTKGFLDSMQKFRKLEEEVAVEDVLNFLATMPPLKYPLEAELEKRLPEIVGTLIYILAHLIKEFTPESRKPSSEDIEKAGKILDLTM, from the coding sequence ATGCCAGTAGTTGGAGCAGCAAAGTTAGAAATTCTGATGAGAAAGTCAGCAGGTTTAGACATTGACAAGAACAAGGCAAAGGAAATCACAGACATTGTAGAGAAAAAACTTTACGACCTTCTCCTCATAGGAGAAAGGAATGCAAGTTACAACAACAGAGAGGTTATATGGGAATCTGATGTTCCGCTGACAAAAGGATTTTTAGATTCTATGCAGAAATTCAGAAAGTTAGAAGAAGAGGTTGCGGTAGAAGATGTGCTAAACTTCCTTGCAACAATGCCTCCACTAAAATACCCTTTAGAGGCAGAATTAGAGAAAAGACTTCCAGAAATCGTAGGAACTTTGATTTACATACTTGCCCATCTGATAAAAGAGTTTACTCCAGAAAGCAGAAAACCTTCATCAGAAGACATAGAGAAAGCTGGTAAAATACTTGACCTGACAATGTAA
- a CDS encoding YqhA family protein → MFKLIEKVVERVLWESRLMIFLAVISSVVGAFVLVLIGTYDIYLIVKDAMNMFSSKEFFKEFHREALKYIVSAVDVYLIATVLLIFGLGLYELFISKIDPMEKDTKSSRILVVHTLDQLKDKLAKVVLMVLIVTFFKYAIEFKYQNIKELLFLSVGVFLIALSIYFMHKGHENTEKH, encoded by the coding sequence TTGTTCAAATTAATAGAAAAGGTCGTTGAAAGGGTACTGTGGGAAAGCAGGTTAATGATATTTTTAGCTGTTATCTCCAGCGTTGTTGGAGCTTTTGTTCTTGTCCTTATAGGCACATACGACATATACCTGATAGTAAAAGATGCAATGAACATGTTTTCTTCAAAAGAGTTTTTCAAAGAATTTCACAGAGAGGCTTTAAAATACATTGTTTCAGCTGTTGATGTTTATCTGATTGCCACTGTTCTGCTTATATTTGGGCTGGGGCTGTATGAGCTGTTCATCTCAAAGATAGACCCTATGGAAAAGGATACAAAATCCTCCAGAATATTAGTTGTTCATACTTTAGACCAGCTAAAGGACAAACTGGCAAAGGTTGTTTTGATGGTTCTTATTGTTACTTTCTTTAAATACGCCATAGAGTTTAAATACCAGAACATAAAGGAACTGCTCTTCCTCAGTGTTGGTGTTTTCCTGATAGCACTGTCCATTTACTTTATGCACAAAGGACACGAAAACACAGAAAAACATTAA
- a CDS encoding menaquinone biosynthesis decarboxylase: MEKFLKFVKQFGRLRVIEEPLDVELEIPHVAYIEIKKEKPDVLLFTNPVDKRTGYKYSIPVVMNCFAGFDITEKIFEKHPDRIAEEIDSLFHLKPPQSLKDKLKTLSVLLKLKNILPKRLKKEGTSQKIKITGSDIDLFKIPVLKTWEKDGGRFITAGQVYTKSIDGKFQNLGLYRLQVVSKDEMLMHWQIHKDASHFFDQYHRAGKKMPVVVAVGGDPLYTWCGQAPLPYGMFELLLYGFIKGENPRLVKALTNDIYIPEDVDIVIEGEVSPEEFRPEGPFGDHTGYYTPVENFPVMKVKAITMKEKPYYYATVVGKPPVEDRYMGWATERIFLPLLRTTAPDLVDYHMPESGCFHNLLIAKIKPRYPGHSKQIMHALWGVGQMSFLKHAVFVDENAPGLTDYYAVTKHILERLDEKSFLITEGIVDQLDHSSYQPLVGGKLGIDATGEKVKKSITVISDEELLRKVKQIDKDVVSLKQYMTQTPNPITVIAVNKSKPVKVIFDKLKKLKDHIKIAVFVDHQHNDLNNPYMLVWRVSNNIDALKDVWIEDIWGIDATKKWEIDGYHRDWPEDVFCSKEVIDTLAREGIIDYDTDFFKRYQIIP, from the coding sequence ATGGAAAAGTTCTTGAAATTTGTTAAACAGTTTGGAAGACTCAGGGTTATTGAAGAACCTCTTGATGTAGAGCTTGAAATTCCCCACGTTGCATACATAGAGATAAAAAAAGAAAAGCCAGATGTTCTTCTTTTCACAAATCCTGTAGATAAAAGAACAGGATACAAATACAGTATTCCTGTCGTTATGAACTGCTTTGCAGGCTTTGATATTACAGAAAAAATATTTGAAAAACATCCTGACAGGATAGCAGAGGAGATAGACAGTTTATTCCATCTAAAACCTCCCCAGTCCTTAAAAGACAAACTGAAAACATTATCTGTGCTGCTAAAACTAAAGAATATCCTTCCAAAAAGATTAAAAAAAGAAGGAACATCCCAGAAGATAAAAATTACTGGCAGTGATATAGACCTTTTTAAAATTCCTGTTTTGAAAACGTGGGAGAAAGACGGTGGAAGATTTATAACGGCAGGACAGGTTTATACAAAAAGTATAGACGGGAAGTTCCAAAATCTTGGGCTCTACAGACTTCAGGTTGTTTCAAAAGATGAGATGCTGATGCACTGGCAGATTCACAAGGATGCCTCCCATTTTTTTGACCAGTATCACAGGGCAGGGAAAAAGATGCCTGTTGTTGTTGCTGTTGGAGGAGACCCTCTTTATACATGGTGCGGTCAGGCTCCTCTACCTTACGGAATGTTTGAACTGCTTCTTTATGGGTTTATAAAAGGAGAAAATCCCAGACTTGTAAAAGCTCTAACTAACGATATATACATACCAGAAGATGTTGACATTGTTATAGAAGGGGAGGTAAGTCCTGAAGAGTTTAGACCAGAGGGACCATTTGGAGACCATACAGGATATTACACTCCTGTAGAAAACTTCCCTGTGATGAAAGTAAAGGCTATCACTATGAAAGAAAAGCCATACTATTACGCAACAGTTGTTGGCAAACCTCCAGTAGAAGACAGATACATGGGCTGGGCAACAGAAAGGATATTTCTCCCTCTGCTTAGAACAACAGCTCCAGACCTTGTTGACTACCATATGCCTGAAAGTGGATGTTTTCATAATCTGCTTATTGCAAAGATTAAACCCCGGTACCCCGGCCATTCAAAACAGATAATGCATGCCCTGTGGGGTGTTGGGCAGATGAGCTTTTTGAAACATGCTGTTTTTGTTGATGAGAATGCTCCCGGTCTTACAGACTATTATGCTGTTACAAAACATATATTAGAGAGATTAGACGAGAAATCATTTCTTATTACAGAAGGTATTGTTGACCAGCTTGACCATTCCAGTTATCAGCCCCTTGTTGGAGGAAAGTTGGGTATTGATGCAACAGGTGAAAAGGTTAAAAAAAGTATAACTGTCATCAGCGATGAGGAACTGCTGAGGAAAGTAAAACAGATAGATAAAGATGTTGTAAGTCTAAAACAGTACATGACACAGACGCCTAACCCTATTACAGTGATTGCTGTTAACAAATCAAAACCTGTAAAGGTTATATTTGACAAGCTGAAAAAACTGAAAGACCATATAAAAATTGCCGTGTTTGTTGACCATCAGCATAACGACCTGAACAATCCATATATGCTTGTCTGGAGGGTTTCAAATAATATAGATGCTCTGAAAGATGTCTGGATAGAAGATATCTGGGGTATTGACGCAACAAAAAAGTGGGAGATAGATGGTTATCACAGAGACTGGCCAGAGGATGTGTTCTGCTCAAAGGAAGTAATAGATACTCTGGCCAGAGAAGGTATTATTGATTACGATACAGACTTTTTTAAAAGATATCAGATTATCCCTTAA
- the gyrB gene encoding DNA topoisomerase (ATP-hydrolyzing) subunit B, with protein MSEELKNKAEEYRAEAIDVVEGLDHVRARPAMYIGDISERGLHHLVWELVDNAVDEAMAGYARNISVIINDDGSITVEDDGRGIPVDIHPKTGKPAVEMVFTVLGAGGKFSKKAYQYSGGLHGVGASVVNALSRWLVVEVYRDGKVYRQEYEFGKPITPLKVVGETVKTGTKVTFMPDDTIFETVNFKYDTISKRIRELAFLNPGVRFFVADRRKDIEEEFLYNEGIKDFVRVLNQAKDPLFEEVIYVKDEKDRIIVEVAFQYTKSYNEVIESFVNNVKTVEGGTHVTGFRAALTRAMNKTLSSMRLPKELKSGIKGEDLREGLTAVISVKVPEPQFEGQTKAKLGNQEVKKVVETLVGDYLLDYFEKNKDIAVKIAEKAIEAAVAREAARKAKEISRRKSFLEDSSLPGKLADCSETDPEKCELFIVEGESAGGSAKQGRDRRTQAILPLKGKILNVEKARIDKILSNEEIRSIINAIGTGIGLGIDEEDEGFDINKLRYHKIILMADADVDGSHITTLLLTLFYRYFPQIIENGFLYIAQPPLYKLKKGRSEIYVKDDDELSRIVIDFASDELKFEGVDLTKLQFKELAKKAKEYSDLKKSILKRKDRKVVDAVLKLEVSDDDLTDENKVRDKVNQLKEILNENYEVYYEYDHIEGEYDIFCERKERFGKVTNKIDANFLTSFAYRRLLELHREIISIIGEFPVRAAFKGKEIAVEDIDSLFDSIWNAGVQGIEIQRYKGLGEMNPEQLWETTMNPKTRRLMQVTLEDAALADEIFSILMGDKVEPRKEFIMKYAKEVKNLDV; from the coding sequence TTGTCAGAAGAACTGAAAAACAAAGCTGAAGAGTATAGGGCAGAAGCAATAGATGTGGTGGAAGGTCTTGACCACGTAAGGGCAAGGCCTGCCATGTACATAGGAGACATATCAGAGAGAGGTCTCCACCATCTTGTGTGGGAGCTTGTTGATAATGCTGTTGACGAAGCAATGGCAGGTTATGCCAGAAATATTTCTGTAATTATCAACGATGACGGCTCTATAACAGTGGAGGATGATGGAAGAGGAATTCCTGTTGACATACATCCAAAAACTGGAAAACCTGCTGTTGAGATGGTCTTTACTGTTCTTGGAGCAGGAGGTAAATTTTCAAAAAAGGCCTATCAGTACTCTGGAGGTCTGCACGGGGTAGGTGCATCTGTTGTTAACGCACTATCCAGATGGCTGGTTGTCGAGGTTTACAGAGACGGTAAAGTCTACAGGCAGGAGTATGAGTTTGGAAAACCGATAACACCCCTGAAAGTTGTTGGAGAAACGGTAAAAACAGGAACAAAAGTTACATTTATGCCTGATGACACAATATTTGAAACTGTAAACTTTAAATACGATACCATATCAAAAAGGATAAGAGAGCTTGCATTCCTTAATCCGGGAGTAAGATTTTTTGTCGCAGATAGAAGGAAAGATATAGAAGAAGAATTCCTATACAACGAAGGAATAAAAGATTTTGTCAGGGTTTTAAATCAGGCAAAAGACCCGCTGTTTGAAGAAGTTATTTATGTAAAAGACGAAAAAGACAGAATAATAGTGGAAGTAGCCTTCCAGTACACAAAAAGCTACAACGAAGTTATAGAAAGCTTTGTAAACAACGTGAAGACAGTGGAAGGGGGAACACACGTTACAGGTTTCAGGGCTGCCCTTACAAGGGCTATGAACAAAACCCTCTCATCAATGAGACTACCTAAAGAACTGAAAAGCGGTATTAAAGGTGAAGACCTGAGGGAAGGTCTGACGGCAGTTATATCTGTAAAAGTGCCAGAACCCCAGTTTGAAGGACAGACAAAGGCAAAATTAGGCAATCAGGAAGTAAAAAAGGTTGTGGAAACACTGGTAGGTGATTATCTCCTTGATTATTTTGAGAAAAATAAAGATATTGCTGTAAAGATTGCTGAGAAAGCCATAGAAGCGGCTGTTGCAAGAGAAGCAGCAAGAAAGGCAAAAGAGATATCCCGTAGAAAATCATTCCTTGAGGACAGCTCACTTCCGGGGAAACTTGCAGACTGCTCAGAAACAGACCCTGAAAAGTGTGAGCTGTTTATAGTGGAAGGTGAGTCTGCAGGAGGTTCAGCAAAACAGGGGAGAGACAGGAGAACTCAAGCTATACTCCCTCTGAAAGGTAAAATACTGAACGTTGAAAAAGCAAGAATAGACAAAATACTGTCTAATGAAGAAATCAGGTCTATCATAAATGCCATAGGAACAGGTATTGGTCTGGGTATTGACGAAGAAGACGAAGGGTTTGACATAAATAAACTCAGATATCACAAGATTATACTGATGGCAGATGCAGATGTTGACGGTTCTCACATTACAACACTACTGCTCACACTGTTTTACAGATACTTCCCTCAGATTATAGAAAACGGCTTTTTATACATAGCCCAGCCACCTCTGTATAAGCTAAAAAAGGGAAGGTCTGAAATATACGTTAAAGACGACGACGAGCTTTCACGGATTGTTATTGACTTTGCTTCTGATGAGCTGAAGTTTGAAGGGGTAGACCTTACAAAGCTGCAGTTTAAGGAACTTGCAAAAAAAGCAAAGGAATATTCAGACCTGAAAAAATCCATTTTGAAGAGAAAGGACAGAAAAGTCGTTGACGCTGTCTTAAAGCTTGAGGTATCAGATGACGACCTTACTGATGAAAACAAAGTTAGAGATAAGGTAAACCAGCTCAAAGAAATCTTAAACGAAAACTACGAGGTTTACTATGAGTATGACCATATAGAAGGTGAGTATGACATATTCTGTGAAAGGAAAGAAAGATTTGGAAAAGTAACAAACAAGATAGATGCAAACTTTCTCACTTCCTTTGCTTACAGAAGGCTTTTAGAACTTCACAGGGAGATAATCAGTATTATCGGAGAGTTTCCTGTCAGAGCAGCCTTTAAAGGCAAGGAGATTGCTGTTGAGGATATAGACTCCCTATTTGATTCAATATGGAATGCTGGAGTGCAGGGAATAGAAATACAGAGATACAAAGGTCTTGGGGAGATGAACCCTGAGCAATTGTGGGAAACAACAATGAATCCAAAAACAAGAAGACTTATGCAGGTAACACTGGAAGATGCAGCCCTTGCAGATGAAATCTTCTCTATACTGATGGGAGATAAAGTTGAGCCAAGGAAAGAGTTTATTATGAAGTATGCGAAAGAAGTAAAAAATCTTGATGTTTAA
- the dnaN gene encoding DNA polymerase III subunit beta, protein MELIIDKADLQNLLKKAISATEKKSALPILSNFLLEAKEDKLIVQGTDLEVHVSVSVFAKIEKEGKACVNAKKLTDISRLLPSNEVYIKLEDSSLKIKSGKTKYSLPVVPSEDFPMMYPFPEDNAFVVSGDEVLKGISKTSYATSKEESRYALQGVLFKSLDGTMDLVATDGHRLALYTINRDGKGEVEIIVPQKALNELKKLLTGFEDIEMAASDQYVFFKAKEWVLMSRLLEGAFPDYTKVIPQQFSIEIKLPKKDFLDAVKRVSAVIEGDPKPVKLTLKAGILELKSKSQEYGEAVDEINVDYEGDEFSIGFNARYIIEAVEVIDGDNVIIRFTSPNAQTLILPEDENDRYRAIVMPMEIA, encoded by the coding sequence TTGGAGCTGATTATAGACAAAGCAGACCTGCAAAATCTCCTAAAAAAAGCCATCTCTGCAACAGAAAAAAAGTCAGCCCTCCCAATACTGTCAAACTTTCTGTTAGAGGCAAAAGAAGATAAGCTGATAGTTCAGGGAACAGACCTTGAGGTTCACGTCAGCGTTTCTGTTTTTGCAAAGATAGAAAAGGAAGGAAAAGCATGTGTTAATGCAAAAAAGCTGACAGACATATCAAGACTTCTTCCCAGTAACGAGGTTTACATAAAGTTAGAAGACAGCTCACTGAAGATAAAGTCAGGTAAAACGAAGTATTCCCTTCCTGTTGTTCCATCTGAAGACTTTCCGATGATGTATCCATTTCCTGAAGATAATGCCTTTGTCGTTTCAGGGGATGAAGTATTAAAAGGAATTTCCAAAACCTCTTATGCCACCTCAAAGGAAGAAAGTAGATATGCCCTTCAGGGTGTGTTGTTTAAATCCCTTGATGGAACTATGGATTTAGTGGCAACAGATGGACACAGACTGGCACTTTACACAATAAACAGAGACGGAAAAGGAGAGGTTGAGATTATCGTTCCTCAAAAAGCACTGAATGAGCTTAAAAAGCTGCTCACAGGGTTTGAAGATATAGAGATGGCAGCATCAGACCAGTATGTGTTTTTCAAAGCAAAGGAATGGGTTCTGATGTCCAGGCTTCTTGAGGGAGCATTTCCAGATTACACGAAGGTTATACCACAACAGTTCAGCATAGAGATAAAACTTCCTAAAAAGGATTTTTTAGACGCTGTTAAAAGGGTTTCAGCTGTTATAGAGGGAGACCCAAAACCTGTGAAACTGACCTTGAAAGCCGGCATATTAGAGCTAAAATCAAAATCTCAGGAATACGGAGAAGCTGTAGATGAGATAAATGTAGATTACGAAGGGGATGAGTTTTCTATAGGTTTTAATGCAAGGTATATTATAGAAGCTGTTGAAGTTATAGATGGAGATAACGTGATTATCAGGTTTACCTCACCAAATGCCCAGACCCTGATACTTCCAGAAGATGAAAACGACAGATACAGGGCTATTGTAATGCCTATGGAAATTGCATAA
- a CDS encoding GTP-binding protein — translation MIKILVTGHFSAGKTEFIKSLSENPLLTEVNITSSGEKSVKEKTTVAMDYGKVKIDDKTVHLFGTPGQERFDFMLDVLGRHHHGAVVILDSTDLEGIKKSEKFIEHCRKEGRPFVIACNKQDRKNAKSVRYISDMFNLPEGIFVPLNAKDRKSCLYVLNRILHFITVYSRAA, via the coding sequence ATGATAAAGATTTTAGTTACAGGACATTTTTCAGCAGGAAAGACAGAGTTTATAAAAAGTCTATCGGAGAATCCTCTCCTTACGGAGGTAAATATAACCTCTTCTGGGGAAAAATCTGTGAAAGAAAAAACAACAGTAGCTATGGATTATGGTAAGGTAAAGATAGACGATAAAACAGTTCATTTGTTCGGCACACCGGGGCAGGAAAGATTTGATTTTATGTTAGATGTTTTAGGCAGACATCATCACGGAGCAGTTGTTATACTTGACAGCACTGATCTTGAAGGTATAAAAAAGTCTGAGAAGTTTATTGAACACTGCAGAAAAGAGGGAAGACCTTTTGTTATTGCATGCAATAAACAGGACAGAAAAAACGCAAAGTCTGTCAGATATATATCAGATATGTTCAATTTGCCTGAGGGTATCTTTGTCCCATTAAATGCTAAAGACAGAAAGAGCTGTCTGTATGTTTTAAACAGGATTCTACATTTCATAACTGTGTATTCCAGAGCAGCATAA